Proteins encoded within one genomic window of Formosa agariphila KMM 3901:
- a CDS encoding TonB-dependent receptor — protein sequence MIIIEIQIFFIEDASFFRLKNLNITYNLKPELLKKIFIQRASFSLTASNIFVITSYSGLDPEVNYNGTSNFNQGYDNAAYPPTRTITLGLNLNL from the coding sequence ATGATAATAATAGAGATTCAGATTTTTTTTATAGAAGATGCTTCATTTTTTAGACTTAAAAATTTAAATATTACATATAATTTAAAGCCTGAATTACTTAAAAAAATATTTATACAACGCGCTAGTTTTTCACTTACAGCTAGTAATATTTTTGTTATTACATCATACAGTGGTTTAGATCCAGAGGTGAATTATAATGGGACTAGTAATTTTAATCAAGGTTACGATAATGCTGCTTATCCTCCAACTAGAACAATCACTTTAGGATTAAACTTAAACTTATAA
- a CDS encoding PRC-barrel domain-containing protein: MNTNEKHLYDLDELSDYKISEGYADIRGWDVKDIDNRVIGKVDNLLVNKEAQRVVYIDVEVDKSIIDASHDPYSTDSNREVREFINKDGENHIIIPIGLLDINSDLKHVYTHTVNYRTFSETKRYRKGDNVDRAYEVQVLDSYKRDIALQNLQDAVKTERTETFEEERIRELVRDEIRKFHNIGTSYFSKVETDETDLPSKTHKNNPYDEENFYNRHEFENNPFKSNQGSRR; the protein is encoded by the coding sequence ACAAACGAAAAGCACTTATACGATTTAGACGAACTTTCTGATTATAAAATTTCTGAAGGCTATGCCGATATTAGAGGTTGGGATGTAAAAGACATAGATAACCGAGTAATTGGAAAAGTAGATAATTTACTAGTTAATAAAGAAGCACAGCGCGTCGTTTACATTGACGTAGAGGTAGACAAATCTATAATCGACGCAAGTCATGATCCATATAGTACAGACAGCAACCGAGAGGTTAGGGAATTTATTAATAAAGATGGTGAAAATCATATTATTATTCCCATAGGTTTGTTAGATATCAATTCCGATTTAAAACACGTTTATACCCACACTGTAAACTACAGAACGTTTTCTGAAACTAAGCGTTATAGAAAAGGTGACAATGTAGATCGCGCTTACGAAGTACAAGTATTAGATTCTTATAAACGTGATATCGCGCTTCAAAACCTTCAGGATGCAGTTAAAACTGAAAGAACAGAAACTTTTGAAGAAGAACGTATAAGAGAACTGGTGCGTGACGAAATAAGAAAATTTCATAACATTGGCACCTCCTATTTCTCTAAAGTTGAAACAGATGAAACGGATTTACCATCGAAAACTCATAAAAATAACCCGTATGACGAGGAAAATTTTTACAACAGACATGAGTTCGAAAACAACCCTTTTAAAAGTAATCAGGGGTCTAGAAGATAA
- a CDS encoding AI-2E family transporter, with protein sequence MKENKPQSTSKNNPSFQKKVWIVVGILAFSIITILLLKATFRVFLLILAGALIAIFFRGLSSFIQKKTKWKEGICVAISIISTFLIVIGLFWLIGAKVQDQMAELVETLPKTVENAKAKLNESSIGRNIVDNFSSVDSIEKAQGFAGQFFQSTFGFFGDLYVVLFIGIFFTISPKIYINGLVQLIPIKGQEAGKQVLNNISNQLLNWLKGTFFSMFVVFVLTAIGLAIIGIPLWLVLALLAGLISFIPNFGPLIALIPAVLIGLLQSPETALLVVGLYILIQFIESNFITTLVQKKLLDLPPALIIIAQLIMGTLTGIWGLVLATPIIVILIVLVQDLYIKNRE encoded by the coding sequence ATGAAAGAAAACAAACCTCAATCTACTTCAAAAAACAATCCGTCTTTTCAAAAAAAAGTATGGATAGTCGTTGGAATACTTGCTTTTTCAATAATTACCATATTACTTTTAAAAGCTACATTTAGAGTTTTTTTACTAATATTAGCTGGTGCACTTATCGCTATATTTTTTAGAGGATTGAGTAGTTTTATTCAAAAAAAGACCAAATGGAAGGAAGGAATATGTGTCGCTATTTCCATTATAAGTACCTTTTTAATAGTCATAGGATTATTCTGGTTGATTGGTGCAAAGGTACAAGATCAAATGGCTGAACTCGTAGAAACCTTACCTAAGACCGTTGAAAATGCAAAGGCGAAATTAAATGAAAGTTCGATAGGTAGAAATATTGTAGACAATTTCTCTTCTGTAGACTCGATTGAGAAAGCACAAGGTTTTGCTGGGCAATTCTTCCAATCTACATTCGGATTTTTTGGCGATCTTTATGTTGTTTTATTCATTGGAATTTTCTTTACCATATCTCCTAAAATCTATATTAATGGCTTAGTACAACTCATACCTATTAAGGGGCAAGAAGCTGGTAAGCAGGTCCTAAATAATATAAGCAATCAGTTACTTAACTGGTTAAAAGGAACCTTCTTCTCTATGTTTGTTGTTTTTGTTTTAACGGCAATAGGTTTGGCTATTATTGGGATCCCGCTTTGGCTTGTTCTAGCTCTTCTAGCTGGTTTAATTAGTTTTATTCCAAATTTTGGACCTTTAATAGCATTAATCCCAGCGGTATTAATTGGACTTTTACAGAGTCCTGAAACGGCGCTTTTAGTCGTTGGACTTTATATACTAATTCAGTTTATTGAAAGTAATTTTATTACAACACTTGTTCAGAAAAAATTACTAGACCTGCCTCCAGCGCTTATAATTATCGCACAGCTTATTATGGGAACACTAACAGGGATATGGGGATTGGTTTTAGCTACTCCAATAATTGTAATCCTAATTGTATTAGTGCAAGATTTATATATAAAAAACAGAGAGTAA
- a CDS encoding RNA polymerase sigma-70 factor, producing MIKKNIQNYKSSFYLEIIISSNVDRCISNRFYLVLLTNNSSENLQENNVLNNIGNKAVFKSTFNKFYKELVIYAHNFLYDQQASEDLVQDVYIYLWENSEKIEIKTSIRAYLYKAVQNRCLNYLKSLKVEVDLDTINLNTYITTDYDLNILDNQDKLIIYNHVLKVVDQFPERMKQIFKLKYLQGYKYSEIAEELDVSINSVKTQLQRAKLKLNEAMVVILLLISNS from the coding sequence TTGATAAAAAAGAATATTCAAAATTATAAATCGAGTTTTTATTTAGAAATTATTATATCATCTAATGTAGATAGGTGTATTTCTAATAGGTTTTATCTAGTTTTGTTAACAAATAATTCTTCTGAAAATTTGCAAGAAAATAACGTTTTAAATAATATAGGCAATAAAGCTGTGTTTAAGTCTACATTTAATAAGTTTTATAAGGAGTTGGTTATATATGCCCATAACTTTTTGTATGACCAGCAAGCAAGTGAGGACTTAGTACAAGACGTTTATATTTATTTATGGGAAAATTCAGAAAAAATAGAAATTAAAACATCAATACGTGCTTACCTATATAAAGCGGTTCAAAATCGATGTTTAAATTATCTAAAATCTTTAAAAGTTGAAGTTGATTTAGATACCATTAATTTAAATACTTATATCACGACCGATTATGATTTAAATATTTTAGATAATCAAGATAAATTAATTATTTATAATCATGTGTTAAAAGTAGTTGATCAATTTCCTGAAAGAATGAAACAAATTTTTAAGTTGAAATATCTTCAAGGTTATAAGTATTCAGAAATTGCAGAGGAGTTAGATGTTTCTATTAATTCAGTTAAAACTCAACTACAGAGAGCAAAATTAAAATTGAATGAGGCCATGGTTGTAATTCTTCTTCTGATAAGTAATTCGTAA
- a CDS encoding FecR family protein produces MTFKLIIKKIKKTLNQQESEIFDAWFNESPEHRAYFNKVKVNFNSEIDNFNMNEAWSKIQNSTQEPRFKVNWKYMVAAILIGILVTANFIVKQNDSENFIQESSKISEISIGSNKAILTLNDGSELELKEGNSQALTNASSNGKELIYKCSKKHRSEVIYNYLTIPRGGQYVVKLADNTKVWLNSETKIKYPVEFEEGQVRQVELIYGEAYFEVTSSAVNNGSSFRVLTKGQEIEVLGTEFNVSAYQNEILIYTTLVEGSVSIVTNEKEIKLKPGEQSILDTSDNSIQVQSTETYFVTAWKKGLFAFKNKTLLEIVPILSRWYDVEITIDDENLESVGFKGVLSKNQSIEQILELIKKTNFLKSYEIKGNKIEIKK; encoded by the coding sequence ATGACATTCAAACTTATTATTAAAAAAATAAAAAAGACATTAAACCAACAAGAATCTGAAATATTTGATGCTTGGTTTAATGAGTCTCCAGAACATCGTGCATATTTCAATAAGGTTAAAGTGAATTTTAACTCTGAAATCGATAATTTTAATATGAATGAGGCATGGAGTAAGATTCAAAATAGTACACAAGAGCCAAGATTTAAAGTAAATTGGAAATATATGGTTGCGGCTATTTTAATTGGAATATTAGTTACTGCTAATTTTATAGTAAAACAGAACGATAGTGAAAATTTCATTCAAGAATCTTCAAAAATTTCAGAAATAAGTATTGGTTCTAATAAGGCAATTTTAACATTGAATGATGGTTCAGAACTAGAATTAAAAGAGGGTAATAGCCAAGCATTAACAAATGCCTCCTCCAATGGTAAAGAATTAATTTATAAGTGTTCGAAAAAACATAGAAGTGAAGTTATTTATAATTATTTAACTATCCCAAGAGGTGGGCAGTATGTTGTAAAATTAGCTGACAACACCAAAGTATGGTTGAATTCTGAAACTAAAATCAAATACCCCGTAGAATTTGAGGAGGGACAAGTTCGTCAAGTTGAACTTATTTACGGTGAAGCTTATTTTGAAGTTACATCAAGTGCAGTTAATAACGGAAGTTCTTTTAGAGTTTTAACTAAAGGGCAAGAAATTGAGGTTTTAGGCACTGAATTCAATGTAAGTGCATATCAAAATGAAATTTTAATATATACAACATTAGTTGAAGGAAGTGTGTCGATTGTTACAAATGAAAAGGAAATAAAACTAAAGCCAGGTGAACAATCTATTTTAGATACAAGCGATAATTCTATTCAAGTTCAATCTACTGAAACATATTTTGTTACAGCTTGGAAAAAGGGGTTGTTTGCATTTAAAAATAAAACACTCTTAGAAATTGTGCCTATTTTATCTAGATGGTATGATGTGGAAATTACTATTGATGACGAAAATTTAGAATCTGTTGGGTTTAAAGGAGTCTTAAGTAAAAATCAGTCTATTGAACAAATATTAGAATTAATAAAAAAAACAAACTTTTTAAAATCTTATGAAATAAAAGGAAATAAAATAGAAATAAAAAAATAA
- a CDS encoding acyl-CoA dehydrogenase family protein, which translates to MEFFKKIKQITHLMKQVDFAELNEISEKIDLPKIMKSVGELDDTQLKGLTKLLTEKAKKGQRQLPPIDGDFYDYDLNLTQEQREIQMKVRNFMETEVEPIANDYWKRAEFPMEIIPKLAELNITGVAYVGYGCPNLSFVMEGIIAEEISRVDVSISTFFGVHSGLAMGSIYLCGSEEQKQEWLPKMQKMESIGAFALTEPNVGSGVAGGMETTCKKVGDEWILNGQKKWIGNATFADVIIIWARDVDSNQAKGFLVRKGNPGYKAEKIEDKMALRTVQNALITITDCKVLESDRLQKANSFRDTAKVLRMTRAGVAWQALGCARGAYESALKYTKKREQFGKPIAKFQLIQNHLVEMLANLTAMKAMVYRLSELQDQGLLTDEHASLAKVFCSMRTRDVVSRAREVMGGNGILLEYDVARFVADAEAIYSYEGTKEINTLIVGRAITGYSAFV; encoded by the coding sequence ATGGAATTTTTTAAAAAAATAAAACAAATTACACACTTAATGAAGCAAGTAGACTTTGCTGAATTAAATGAGATTTCAGAGAAAATAGACTTACCAAAAATTATGAAATCAGTTGGGGAATTGGACGATACTCAGCTTAAGGGATTAACTAAACTACTCACCGAAAAAGCCAAAAAAGGACAACGTCAATTGCCTCCTATAGATGGCGATTTCTACGATTATGATTTAAACCTGACTCAGGAACAGCGAGAAATTCAGATGAAAGTGCGTAATTTCATGGAGACCGAGGTCGAACCTATTGCAAACGACTATTGGAAGCGCGCAGAGTTTCCCATGGAAATTATCCCAAAATTAGCCGAACTAAATATTACAGGTGTGGCCTATGTAGGCTATGGCTGTCCTAATTTATCATTCGTTATGGAAGGTATTATCGCTGAAGAAATTTCTCGAGTCGATGTGTCTATATCTACTTTTTTTGGGGTTCATAGCGGATTGGCAATGGGATCTATTTACCTATGCGGAAGTGAAGAACAAAAACAAGAGTGGTTACCAAAAATGCAAAAAATGGAAAGCATTGGCGCTTTTGCTTTAACAGAACCTAATGTAGGAAGTGGCGTTGCGGGTGGTATGGAAACCACATGTAAGAAAGTGGGTGATGAATGGATTTTAAACGGACAAAAGAAATGGATTGGAAATGCCACTTTTGCCGATGTTATTATAATCTGGGCAAGAGATGTAGATAGTAATCAGGCGAAAGGCTTTTTAGTTAGAAAAGGAAATCCAGGTTATAAAGCGGAGAAGATTGAAGATAAAATGGCCTTAAGAACGGTGCAAAATGCCTTAATTACAATTACAGATTGTAAAGTGCTCGAATCCGATCGGTTACAAAAAGCAAATTCATTTCGAGATACAGCAAAAGTGTTAAGAATGACTAGAGCAGGCGTAGCTTGGCAAGCTTTAGGTTGTGCCAGAGGTGCTTATGAAAGTGCATTAAAATATACCAAGAAACGGGAACAATTTGGGAAACCTATTGCTAAATTTCAGCTGATTCAAAATCATTTGGTGGAAATGTTAGCAAACTTAACTGCAATGAAAGCGATGGTATATCGTCTTTCAGAATTACAAGATCAAGGACTTTTAACAGACGAGCATGCATCGCTTGCAAAAGTGTTTTGTTCTATGCGAACTCGAGATGTAGTAAGTCGTGCGCGAGAAGTGATGGGCGGTAATGGAATATTATTGGAATATGATGTGGCGCGCTTTGTAGCCGATGCAGAAGCTATATATTCTTATGAAGGTACCAAAGAAATAAATACACTAATAGTTGGAAGGGCGATAACAGGTTACAGTGCCTTTGTGTAA
- a CDS encoding cation:proton antiporter domain-containing protein, producing MPSYFIILLIIGLTTLLASFSPIVLKYFKISYTIPFLVLGGLLYYLKAPLPWPDPIWDIDSTLKFSEMVVIISIMVAGLKIGLNYTWKEWLNPLRLLGITMPLFMIFVFLYSYFILDFSGALALLLAAVLSPTDPALASEIQLNEKQSDVSKRNTGVEYNLTAEAGLNDGLAFPFVYLAILWSKKDNLNSEVWTTWLSYHVLYKIVVGVVVGILIGFLYSYFTTKLTKKRESKIHQAFVAISLTLVSYGLAEVMSSYGFISVFFTGLFAHYHAHINSERNNYEPSLEFITNVEKFLIIFWMVFFGGSIMGGILNFLDLKLVLFCLCLVLVARPVLGYISLTHSGLDLKKKLAISFFGIRGIGSVFYLTYAIKNGEFENTDQLFSIIALVILISIILHGLTVKRSISKI from the coding sequence ATGCCATCCTATTTTATAATATTATTAATTATTGGTTTAACCACACTTTTAGCTAGTTTTTCACCCATAGTTCTAAAGTACTTTAAGATTAGTTACACCATACCTTTTCTTGTTTTAGGTGGCTTATTGTATTATTTAAAAGCGCCATTACCTTGGCCCGATCCGATTTGGGATATTGATTCAACCTTAAAGTTTTCTGAAATGGTTGTAATTATTAGTATAATGGTAGCAGGGTTAAAAATAGGTTTAAACTATACGTGGAAAGAATGGCTGAACCCATTACGATTATTAGGTATTACGATGCCTCTTTTCATGATTTTTGTATTCCTATATTCATATTTTATTTTAGACTTTTCTGGAGCACTTGCATTGCTATTAGCAGCGGTTTTATCGCCGACAGATCCAGCATTGGCTTCCGAAATTCAACTTAATGAAAAACAATCCGATGTGTCTAAAAGAAATACTGGGGTAGAATATAATTTAACTGCAGAAGCAGGCTTAAATGATGGTTTGGCATTTCCGTTTGTTTATTTGGCTATTTTATGGTCTAAAAAAGATAATTTAAACAGCGAAGTTTGGACAACTTGGTTAAGTTATCATGTGTTGTATAAAATTGTAGTTGGGGTTGTAGTCGGTATACTTATCGGATTTCTATATAGTTATTTTACCACTAAACTGACTAAAAAAAGAGAAAGCAAAATTCATCAAGCCTTTGTCGCCATTTCGCTAACATTAGTGTCCTATGGCTTAGCTGAGGTTATGAGCTCTTATGGTTTTATAAGTGTATTTTTTACAGGCCTTTTTGCACATTATCATGCGCATATAAATAGTGAAAGAAATAATTACGAACCCAGTTTAGAATTCATTACCAATGTTGAAAAATTTCTAATCATTTTTTGGATGGTCTTTTTTGGAGGATCTATAATGGGGGGTATCTTAAATTTCCTCGATCTTAAATTAGTACTATTTTGTTTATGTTTAGTTTTAGTAGCAAGACCTGTATTAGGTTATATTTCACTAACACATTCTGGTTTAGATTTAAAGAAAAAATTAGCCATATCCTTTTTCGGAATTAGAGGCATAGGCTCTGTTTTTTATTTAACCTATGCCATTAAAAATGGTGAATTTGAGAATACCGACCAGCTATTTTCTATTATAGCCTTAGTCATTTTAATTTCAATTATTCTGCATGGTTTAACTGTTAAAAGATCTATTTCTAAAATTTAA
- a CDS encoding SusC/RagA family TonB-linked outer membrane protein, translating to MVKTFIFFFCTSLFALAPNRISSQNVNIKIEEDVTVSIDGLFDLIMEQTDFIFVYQVNLFKDVPDIKLKKGNPKVEEILENHITSNNLVFSINSQNTIIIDKVQNRDQNLLSIKGTVKDENGVPAAGVNVLEKGTLNGVYTDFDGNFKISVNEGSVLVFSYVGMKAQEIKATDDTYMNVILKMDSESLDEVVLVGYGSQKKRDLTGSVASVDVQELQKTNPINFDNALVGRVSGVYTVPSSGAPGSEASIRIRGITSIFGNNEPLYVIDGLPIEVGQGLGNSFYNENSYSTISPLSSINPQDIESIDILKDASATAIYGSRGANGVVIVTTKKGSYSSVPSISLSVNTSISNFTNQYDMLNSEKFHDVIEQAYSNTGTTLPAESSLYPYGKDVETNWQKETDQAAINANYYLNANGGSLDGGSLYSLSAGVTDQAGALIGTNFRRNTLRTKLETKLFERLRVGTNFNYNDSNNEGKGTLTYYQAAKYRPDIPIYDDNGDFAYDAPSYSFQANPYAKTTYSNDINSKSLILSLFGEFEITKNLLFKTTYSYTTNDNDTFRYTPSYDPLEQAYGRKGTLNQNENKFSSRVLDNVLSFNKNYNKHGVNAILGASYTQNKSEFLSISATDFPDDENLITPGAASSVSLTSGGTISGLASYFFRSNYNYNDKYYLTFTGRADKSTKFGPENRWGYFPSGAVAWRISKESFLEDSNFINDLKLRASYGKTGSANFSDFQYDTFFAAGSFYNNNNGVISNTIPNPNIKWETTNQLDLSIDYSLWDRRINGTVGYFNKKTFDQILLRDVILETGGSSQFSNIGDFLNEGFEFQLSVDVISTNKVQWTTDFNISTINSKVLKLNGGYYNNLIEGESISYFSGYKIDGIFQNQNEIDALNSNSPNSIYQSSNTSPGDFKFVDVNNDGYIGEDDSTIIGDASPDFFGGWNNIVRFGNFEISALFNFSVGNYLYNTNKKDLTIFTNYTSNYSTEILDAWSPTNTDSGIPRLAYGDPNDNNRDSDFFYRRCFIF from the coding sequence ATGGTTAAAACTTTTATATTCTTCTTTTGCACATCTTTATTTGCATTAGCACCAAATAGAATTTCATCTCAAAATGTTAATATAAAAATTGAAGAAGATGTTACAGTGTCTATTGATGGGTTGTTCGACTTAATAATGGAACAAACCGATTTTATATTTGTATATCAAGTCAATCTGTTCAAAGATGTTCCGGATATTAAATTAAAAAAAGGAAATCCTAAGGTCGAGGAAATACTTGAAAATCATATCACTTCTAATAATTTGGTATTCTCTATTAATAGCCAAAACACAATTATAATTGATAAAGTTCAAAATAGAGATCAAAACTTATTAAGCATTAAAGGTACAGTCAAAGATGAAAATGGAGTTCCGGCTGCCGGAGTAAACGTACTTGAAAAAGGTACACTCAATGGAGTTTACACCGACTTTGATGGGAATTTTAAAATTTCTGTAAATGAAGGAAGCGTTTTAGTTTTTAGCTATGTTGGTATGAAAGCTCAGGAAATAAAAGCAACTGATGATACTTATATGAATGTAATACTTAAGATGGACTCAGAATCTTTAGATGAAGTTGTTTTAGTTGGGTATGGAAGTCAAAAGAAAAGAGATTTAACTGGGTCTGTGGCTTCGGTTGATGTTCAAGAATTACAGAAAACTAACCCTATAAACTTCGATAACGCTTTAGTGGGTAGGGTTTCTGGTGTCTATACTGTGCCTTCTTCTGGAGCACCAGGTTCTGAAGCTTCTATTAGAATTCGTGGTATAACGTCCATCTTTGGTAATAACGAGCCATTATATGTTATAGATGGTCTACCTATTGAGGTGGGGCAGGGATTAGGGAATTCTTTTTATAACGAAAATTCTTATTCTACAATTTCACCTCTAAGTTCAATTAATCCACAAGATATAGAAAGTATTGATATATTAAAAGATGCATCAGCTACAGCGATATATGGTTCACGAGGGGCCAATGGTGTTGTAATTGTAACTACTAAAAAAGGGAGTTATTCTTCAGTGCCTAGTATCAGTTTAAGTGTAAATACAAGTATTTCTAATTTTACTAATCAGTATGATATGCTTAATTCTGAAAAATTTCATGATGTGATAGAACAAGCTTATAGTAATACTGGAACAACGTTACCGGCCGAAAGTTCTTTATATCCTTATGGAAAGGATGTTGAGACTAATTGGCAGAAAGAAACTGACCAAGCTGCAATTAATGCAAATTATTATTTAAATGCTAATGGTGGCTCATTGGATGGAGGTTCACTTTATTCTCTTTCTGCAGGAGTTACAGATCAAGCAGGAGCTTTAATAGGAACTAATTTTAGAAGAAATACATTAAGAACAAAATTAGAAACAAAACTATTTGAAAGATTAAGAGTAGGAACTAATTTTAATTATAATGATTCTAATAATGAAGGAAAAGGTACTTTAACATATTATCAAGCAGCTAAATATAGACCAGATATCCCTATTTATGATGACAATGGCGATTTTGCTTATGATGCTCCAAGTTATTCTTTTCAAGCTAACCCATATGCCAAAACAACATATTCTAACGATATAAATAGCAAGAGTTTAATTTTATCGTTATTCGGAGAATTTGAAATTACTAAAAACTTATTATTTAAAACAACATATTCTTATACCACTAACGACAATGATACCTTTAGATATACACCAAGTTATGATCCTTTAGAACAGGCTTATGGTAGAAAAGGAACATTAAATCAAAATGAAAATAAATTTTCTTCAAGGGTATTAGATAATGTATTGAGTTTTAATAAAAACTATAATAAACATGGTGTTAATGCTATATTAGGTGCTTCCTATACACAAAACAAAAGTGAGTTTTTAAGTATTAGTGCTACCGATTTTCCTGATGATGAAAATTTAATTACTCCTGGAGCAGCTTCTAGTGTTTCACTAACAAGCGGAGGAACTATTAGTGGTTTAGCATCTTATTTCTTTAGGTCTAACTATAATTATAATGATAAGTATTATTTAACTTTTACAGGAAGAGCCGATAAGTCTACTAAATTTGGTCCAGAAAATAGATGGGGATATTTTCCATCTGGTGCAGTAGCTTGGAGGATTTCTAAAGAATCCTTTTTAGAAGATTCTAATTTTATAAATGATTTAAAACTTAGAGCATCTTATGGAAAAACGGGTTCTGCAAACTTTTCAGATTTCCAATATGATACATTTTTTGCAGCTGGTAGTTTTTATAATAATAATAATGGGGTAATTTCTAATACAATTCCAAATCCTAATATTAAATGGGAAACGACAAATCAGTTAGATTTATCAATAGATTACTCTTTATGGGATAGAAGGATTAATGGAACAGTAGGTTATTTTAATAAGAAAACCTTCGATCAAATTTTATTAAGAGATGTTATTTTAGAAACTGGAGGAAGTAGCCAATTCTCTAATATTGGAGATTTTTTAAATGAAGGTTTTGAGTTTCAGTTGAGTGTTGATGTAATTTCTACAAACAAAGTACAATGGACTACAGATTTTAATATTTCTACAATTAATAGTAAAGTTCTTAAATTGAATGGAGGATATTATAATAACTTAATTGAAGGTGAGTCTATTAGCTATTTTTCTGGATATAAAATAGATGGAATTTTTCAAAATCAAAATGAAATAGATGCTTTAAATAGTAATTCGCCTAATAGTATTTACCAATCATCAAATACATCACCAGGAGATTTTAAATTCGTAGATGTTAATAATGATGGTTATATTGGTGAAGACGATTCTACTATTATAGGTGACGCCTCACCAGATTTTTTTGGAGGATGGAATAACATAGTTAGATTCGGTAACTTCGAAATATCTGCATTGTTTAATTTTAGCGTTGGTAATTATTTATACAATACCAATAAAAAAGATCTCACAATTTTTACAAATTACACTTCCAATTATTCTACAGAAATTTTAGATGCATGGAGTCCTACTAATACCGACTCAGGTATTCCGCGTTTAGCATATGGAGATCCGAATGATAATAATAGAGATTCAGATTTTTTTTATAGAAGATGCTTCATTTTTTAG